The genome window CTAGCTGCTGACAGAACTTATTCATACCTGTGTCCAGAactattttaaagacaaagcaGGTAACTTTGTGCTTAAAATGAAGTTGCAGAATAGATACAGAGAGGTGTCTGAAAGACTGTGTTGAACGATAGGTTGGCCATCTTTCTAGTTGCCTTGTGTAATATAGGTTATGCTGGTCTAAGATCACTTTTGACATGTTTGCACTGTTTTGACTTAAAacacttctatttattttaattcctatttGGTTGGGGGGCTTTACCTATTTTACCaggttatttttaatgaaaagaattaaCTTTGAAACTGAAGGTCTGAAATGCCACCTCCTGAACTACACAGTCTGTTTGCATTTGGAGTTCCTACAATAAGCTGGGACAGGACAAACGTGAGGCGAGTTACAAAGCCATAGTTATTCCTTTTCCCTGGGAGATGTAATTCTGTTTATTAGACTGGCTGACTTTAATTCATAGAGGCTCCCAAACCCAAAGAACTGAGGACTCTGCATCGGAGTCTGTGTTGTGTCTATTCCTATACAGACTTTTTACCTTCACAGAGTGAGATCTTAGAGTGCACCTCTTAACGTGGCACAGTAGAACAGAAAGTGCAGCCTTTGCTATGCACGGCACACGCACAAGGTGCTGGGGGTCAAACGCACTGAAACAGCCGTTTCTATCAGGTCGCAAAGTTCGTACCGTAGCTCCTACAGCTGACAGCACTTACCggctgtgctcagcacagggGCAGAGAACAGACCGGCTGTGctatttaaaacacacacaaactgcCCTCGGGCTCCCTACGAACGAACCGCACTGAGCTCCAAGGGAAGCCGATACCGAGCTCAGCATGCGGTGAGGCCCCGGCGCTGAGCTCCGTGCCCACGGCTCGGTCCTCGCTGCCCCGCTCCGCCTCCCCCGCCCGCTCCCAGGCAGCCCCGCACGCCACAGGCAGGGCCGAGGCGGGTGCCGGAGCTGCCCCGCGGCCGCGGCGCTCACCTCAGGTACCGGCCAGGAGCGGGGCGTCCTTCAGCAGGCGGCAGCCGCCGCGGCCCCCCCGAGCCCGGTCCGGGCTGGGGCTCCCCCGCGGCCATCGCTCCCTCAGCCGGACGGGCCCGCACCGCTCGCTGCGGGGTCAGGGTCGGGCCGGGCCCGCTCCGGGGGAACCGCCGGTACCTGAGGGACGGCGCTGCCCGGGACCCGCGGCGCTCCGTGCGCGGCAGCTTCCGGCGCACCTCGGGCTCGTCATCGCTCCTGCCGCCGCTCTCCATCCGGTTCCGGCCGGGCCGGAGGCCGCAGAGCCGGCCCCGGGCTCGTACCggctgcccctgcagcagcGGCCATGGCCGCGGAGGAGACCCGCTCCCTGCTGCGGCACCCGGACCTGGCTCCGGACCCGAGGTGAGCGCGGGCGGCCATGGGGCGAGCGAGGCCGGGCCCTGCTGAGGGGCTGCGGTTGGGGCCGAAGCGGGAGGTGGGAGCGGCGTGATCCCTGTGGGCCTCTCCTGCCTCAGGGTGAGCAACAAGAAGCTGTTCCTCGCCGCCTTCGCCGCTGTCCTGGGACCGCTTAGCTTTGGCTTCGTGCTAGGCTACAGCTCACCGGTTATCCCGGAGCTGAGGAAAATGGAGGATCCGAAGTTAAGGTTGGACAGCGATCAGGCCTCGTGGTTTGGGGTAAGTCTGTGTATGATGTGCGTTCACTTGAAGATGCTGCTTACACGGTGGGGTCTTGCTCCTGTTGTGAATGAGGGTAAATGTGGATCTTGGTGAAATATAGCGTGTTTATTCTGGTCTCGGCGGCTGGGTCGAACTTTCCCAGCGGAACAGTTGTGCTCTGTTAGCACGTGTGTTAGAGCACAGGCCTGATGGCAGGAGCCGAAGGGAACCAgtggggttcagtctggaggaGGCTCAGagaccttatcgctctctacaatTATCTGGAAAGAGAATAGGgaatggagccaggaggggctgggctctgctccccaggaatggggcatgggacaagaggaaacggcctcaagctgcaccagggcaggtttagatggagctgaggaacaattcctgccccagagggtgctcaggcattgaaacaggctgcccagggcagggctgcaggcaccggccctgcaagtgctcacacatCATGGACTCAGTGACCTAGTGAtagtcttggcagtgctgggatatgcatggacttgatgatcttaaaggtcttgtCCAGTCTcgttgattctgtgattctgttaatAAATATGCTCGTCCAAATAGGACTTAAATGCCCTCTGACTGCTGTCATGTTTCTCAGTTGAACCTGTTAAAATACCACCGGAAATAAACTTGTTAATAAATTAGTGCCATCCATTAGCATGGGGATATTTGCAGACTTCAGGTTAGTCAATGAATTCTTCAGGACTGTACATCAGTGTGAAAGGCCCGTTTGGGAACGGATTAAGAAtcaatttctgctgcttctgggtttttttcttaattgaaaGAGCTTTGTATGTGATGTGAAAGGCACTCACTGTGGTGAGAGGTGATGTGGGAGGTGCTGGGTTTTGATTAAGAAGTTAATgtctgttttgattttgaaaacagCTGCATATTCTTGCACAGTTTGTAGAAGCTGTTGGTAATTTCAGCATGTTAAAAGCAATTggtgttatttttatatttgtttctaCATATGTATaacaatatttcctttttacttatttttgaaGTCGATAGTAACAttaggagctgctgctggaggaataCTGGGAGGCTATCTGGTGGATAGAGTGGGGAGAAAGCCGAGTCTAATGCTGTGCTCGGTGCCATACGTGTTTGGATTTACGGTTATTATATCTGCTCAGAATGTCTGGATGCTTTATCTTGGACGAATACTGACAGGCTTAGCCAGTGGAGTTACCTCACTGGTTGTGCCGGTAAGTTTTACTGGGCTGTGTGCATCTGTggctgcttttgtgtgtgtttgtggggctttttgttttctctttccatagCAGCATTATAGGTGGCTTGGGTGAAGGAACTGAGTAACTGTGCCCGAGGCATGTTTTGGGTTTAGAACAGACTGATTTCTATAGAATCAGGTTTTGCTTGATTTTAATCATGAAGaaatccaaaataaaacaaatctaGTTTCTTGTAGTGGCACTTCTGTACTGTGCATTCCTGGCACAGTGATGTGATGTTAGTAGTGCTTTACTGGATTACTTGTGTTTATGTTCTACTATAGTAGTAtctctgcagcttccttcagtGTGACTGCAGTGATGAGGGGGCAGTTGTCATCTGTAACACCATGTATTTGTAGCTCTGTTATTGAAAGAAGGATTACTTATTGTCTGCCCAGAAGAAGTAAGAACTGTGACTTCAGAAAGAATTGTATGAAATAAACATGTGTAAAAAATTTGaagcatttctttgtttttatgtaTACAGCTAAACTGTAGCTGTTGACTTGGGGTCAATATATTAAAAGCTGAGAAGTTCAAGTTGATTCCAAATGTTGGATGCTGCTCATGGTCTGTGCTGAGCTTAGAATTTCACAGAGAATGAAACCATTTGTCCTCTTAGTGCTGAATTAGAAATGTAAAACTTCCCCTGCAAGCAGTTGGGCTGCAGTTCATGCAGGGATTGCTCCAAGCTCTGCTTGGGGATGGGAAGCAGCTCTTACTAACCCCACTTCATTCCCCTTCTGGAAGGGGTGCTGCATCAGGGGCTCCTGGCTTAGTTCCTCCCTTGTTTTACAGCACTTTCTGTAACCCATTACTGGggtggcagctctgcctgcGCCCTTTTACTGAGGCCCTCTTCAAAGAGGGAGGGAAGCGCAGCTGTGAGGTGTTGGGGTGGGTTTGAGAGCTCTGTGGCTTGTTGGGGTTGTTGggtgagtttggggtttttcccttctgttttttccgctccctccccctcctgttttattttttgtttcccccgttttttttttcctgctcccctccccccccgtttttttttttttctgttttgtttttgtgccccctcttccccccccccccccaggcttgTGTTGTGTTGTGGGGTGTGGGTGGGGGGTGGGTTTGTGCCCCTCTCCCCCTATTTTTCCCCTGGttttagtttggattttttatttttttttccccaggatgTGGTTTTTCGgtggatttttttgttccttggggtgggggaggggtgTTTCAGAAATGACTTCCCAAGCCCTGGAGCCCGTCTTGGCTACAAGTTCTTATTTGATGTTTATCTCTCTGTTTTAGGTGTATATATCTGAAATATCTCATCCTAAAGTCCGTGGTATGCTTGGCTCCTGTGTGCAGCTGATGGTGGTGACTGGCATACTGGGAGCCTACATTGCAGGTACCGGGCTTAGGGCTCTAGGTTACAAACAGGAATCAGTGCATGCAGTGAAAGCACTGCACTGAAGAAAGTCAATGTGAACTTGCTCGTGCAGCTCGCTGATGCTCACAgtcctctctcttcccttttcattGCCAAGGAATAGCACTACCATGGCGctggctggcagtgctgtgctccttcccatcctgcaTAATGCTCTTGTTCATGTCCTTCATGCCTGAAACACCGAGGTTCCTGCTGAGCAGGAGCAGGCGCTCGGAGGCTGTAGCTGCTCTGCGCTTTCTGCGGGGGCCACTTGCGGACCACGAGTGGGAGTGTGAGCAGATTGAAGCTGGTGTTCAGGAAGAGGTGATGAGAATCTCATTTACTCTTGAAAACGCCTTTCTGTATGGGTGTAACATGTGGGGTTATCAAAGCTTAGGTAATAGACTTTACTGTAAGCAGTGGCCAAACCTGTTCTCTCAGACAAATGATACTCAAGAAGCAAGTGAGATTCTTTGAATCTTTTTCCTCCACCTTTCAGCTGTCACTGTTGGCTGCCATCAGTGCACATGAGTAGCAGTCAGGCTCATGATCTTGGTATGACAGCTGTTtacttttttgctttatttagcaATTTGTAGGCTTgctgcacacctctgacactaATGTCCTGTTGTTTGTGTTGTATGAAGGCATTTTCTCTTGTATCTCTGATTGCATCACTGACCCTGTTGCAAGATGAATGCTTAAATAGGCATTGAAGTTCAGTTTCTGCAAGCTGTGGATTCATGTTAACTTTCTCT of Melopsittacus undulatus isolate bMelUnd1 chromosome 11, bMelUnd1.mat.Z, whole genome shotgun sequence contains these proteins:
- the SLC2A8 gene encoding solute carrier family 2, facilitated glucose transporter member 8, whose protein sequence is MAAEETRSLLRHPDLAPDPRVSNKKLFLAAFAAVLGPLSFGFVLGYSSPVIPELRKMEDPKLRLDSDQASWFGSIVTLGAAAGGILGGYLVDRVGRKPSLMLCSVPYVFGFTVIISAQNVWMLYLGRILTGLASGVTSLVVPVYISEISHPKVRGMLGSCVQLMVVTGILGAYIAGIALPWRWLAVLCSFPSCIMLLFMSFMPETPRFLLSRSRRSEAVAALRFLRGPLADHEWECEQIEAGVQEEGLNVSEFKNPSIYRPLLIGVALMFFQQLTGINAVMFYAETIFEDANFKDSRLASVVVGSIQVCFTAVAALIIDKTGRKVLLYISGVIMALSTALFGLYFKMVLPNPNNSSNPDVWATLNSASPGTESSISWLAVMSLGCFVAGFALGWGPVPWLVTSEIFPLKARGVSSGACVLTNWAMAFLVTKEFSDLIGFLTSYGTFWLFSAFCCLNIAFTAFYVPETKGQTLEQIEAYFRRS